The following DNA comes from Rhodopseudomonas boonkerdii.
GTCTGGACGTCGCTGTACGAACGGCAACGACGCGTGATCCTCGGCGCAAGCATGATGGCCGTCCACGGGCGCGTGCAGAGGGAAGGCGAGGTAGTCCACCTGATAGCGAACCAACTGACCGACATGTCGGCCGAACTCGCCGGCGTTGGCGAACGAGATCAAAGCTTCCCGCTGCCGCATGGACGCGGCGACGAATTCCACCACGGAAGTCCTGGAGCCGACCCAAGGGGTTTGCCGCCGAAGGGACTTCGGACGCGTGACATCTACATTCCCGACCTTCACATCGACACCCTCAAGGTGAAGACGCGGGATTTCAGGTGAAGTGATAACGGAACGTTCTCAGCCGCCATACCCAGAAAAATAGGCGAGGCTCAAACTTGGCACTGAGCCAGACGATCAAGCCTACATTCCTAGTGCCTAATTCGGCCAAAATTTGCAGGCGATCGGCGTCTGAATCGATCAGGCCGGACAGAGGCTTACAGCTTCTGTAAACGCGCTTGCGCATTTACCGTCGCTATACTACTTCCCCGAGCATAAGACTTTGTCGCGGCTTGCCGAGCGTCATCGGTTCTGCGGCGCAAAATGCGTCCAAGGAGGAATGATGGCTCTCGACTACAAAAAGCTTCAGTCCGGAATCTCGAGCCTGAAGCAGACCGATCCGCGCAGGATCTTCACAACCCTTAAGCGCGATACCGGCAAATTCAAAAGACCGTCCGACGAACAGGGCGACGTGCTCGACAACTGGTTCGCGAAGCGTGATCGTGCCGACAACACACTGAAAATGAACACTGGTTCGGGAAAGACGGTGGTGGGGCTGCTTTGTCTGCAGAGCAGTCTCAACGAGGGAGTCGCACCTGCGGTCTACGTTGCTCCCGATAACTACCTGGTGAAGCAGGTCGTCGCGGAGGCTGCGGCGCTGGGTATCTCTGTCACCGAAAACGAACATGATCCGGGCTTCATCGCAGGAACGTCCATCCTCGTCATCAACATTAAGAAGCTGGTGAACGGGCGTTCTGTATTTGGCGTCGCCCGCGACGGGGTCAAGATCTCCATCGGAAGTCTGGTCATAGACGACGCCCACGCATGCCTTGCAACCGTAGCGGAACAGTTCAGGATCGGTCTGACGGCAACGCACCCGGCTTATCTTCCACTCCTCGAGTTGTTCCGGCACGATCTGGCGAGTCAGTCGGCATCGGGGTTCCTTGACGTCCAATCTGCTGATCCGCGCATTGCCATGGTGGTGCCGTACTGGGCTTGGAAGGACAAGCAGGCCTCGGTATTGGGGATACTGCACCCCCTCCGACAGGATGACACGCTCCAATGGCCGTGGCGTCTCGTAGAGAACGTGCTTCCGCTATGCCAATGCGCTTTCGGCGGCGGCCGCCTCGAGATCGCCCCCCGGTTCATCCCGATCGACAACATTCCAGCTTTCCGCAACGCCAAGCGGCGCATCTACATGACGGCAACGTTGGCCGACGACGGCATCCTCGTTAGCCATTTCCAGGCCGATCCGAAGGAAGTCGCCGATCCGATCCGCCCGAAGGGCGGTGGCGACATCGGCGACCGTATGATCCTGGCTCCTCAAGAGATAAACCCGCAAATCACCACCGACGAGATCAAAGCGTTAATGGCGCTGGCCGCGCAGCACGTGAACGTCTCGGTGATCGTGCCCTCGCGCGCGCGCGCGGAATATTGGAGGGACATCGCCCAGCAGACGCTTACGGCGGACAACATGGAGGCCGGCACCGACCGCCTGCGCGCCGGTCATGTCGGCTTGACGGTCTTCGTAAACAAGTACGACGGCGTCGATCTGCCGGGTAAGGCATGCGAGATTATGGTGATCGACGGCCTTCCTGAAGTCTACGGTTTGCTCGAACGCATCGAGCAGGAAGCCATCGACGGGACCCGGCGGCAACTGCTGCGCCAAGTCCAGCGGATCGAGCAGGGCATGGGTCGTGGCGTCCGGTCCAGTCAGGATCACTGCGTCGTGGTGCTTGTCGGATCTAGATTGACATCGCGCCTGCACAATCAGGATGCGCGCGCCATGTTCTCGCCGGCGACGAGGGCGCAACTGGACCTCGGTCGCGAAGTGACGTCGCAGTTGAAAGGGCAACCGATCGGCGAGATTGCCAAGGTCATGGGCGACTGCTTGAACGCCCGAGACGACTGGCTCGATCTGAGCCGATCAGCTGTCGTGAACGCGGACCCTGGAAAGCCAAGCAACGTCGAGGAATCCGTCGTCGCGTTGCGGAGCGCCTTTGATTCCGCCCGACTGGGCCGTTTCGACCTGGCGGAGAAAGCCGTACAATCCGTCATCGACAAGACCGCCGAGAAGAACAATCGCGGCTATCTGATGCAGCAGCGCGCGGAATATCTGCATCATCTGGACCCGGTGAGAGCTCAGGAAACCCAACTCGCTGCCGTCCAGGCGAACATGGCCATGGTCCGCCCGATCAAGGGGATCGGATATAGGAAGCTCGACGTCCCTAAGGACGGGCAAGCTGCCGCCGCAGTCGCGTTCATGCAAAGGTTCTTGGAGAAAAACGAGCTCGTCATTTGGGTGAACGCGCTGAAGGAAGCGCTTGCTTGGGGCGAAGAGAACAGCGGCAGGTTCGAAATAGCGATGCGTGACCTCGGGCTTTTCCTAGGCTTCGGATCGCAGCAGCCCGAAAAGGAGGTCGGAAAGGGGCCGGACAATCTGTGGGCAGTCGGCGGGCTTAAGTATTTCGTCATCGAGTGCAAAAGCGGGGCGACGCAGGCGCCCGCCATCAGCAAGCACGATTGCAATCAACTGACCGGCTCGATGACCTGGTTCTCGGCACAATATGACAACACGTGCTCGGCGACGCCGGTCATGGTGCATCCGCGGACGAACCATGAGTTCGCCGCGACGCTGCACCCCGACACCCGGATCATCGAGCGCGACCGGCTCGCCAGACTGCTTGGCGCGTTGACGGACTATGCGGCTGCTCTAGGTCAGAACAACGGTTTCGCCGATGCCAAGACCGTCGCGACGCAACAGCACCATTTCGGCCTGACACCCAGCGAGTTTTTGGCTCGATATACCGTGAAGCCTTTGAAATAGGCGGATGCCGCGCGACTGCGGATATATCGGTGCTCAACTGACCTTCCGAAGATACTGCAAGGCCGGAAGGCCGGAGATTTTGTCCGTGATCGCCTTCGGCGGAAAGCGTTGCTGCCGAAACGCGTTGGGAGGCGACGTTGTCTGCGCCGACTATCGCCTCAAGTTGGGACGCCCGTCACATGTAGAAGCTGTATCGCGCTGCGATCTCCTGTCCCTCGGGCACGTATTTCAACACGTCACCTACGTGCTTGGCGGCGGCGATCGTGATCGGCATGCCGTTGTCGAACTGTGTGTTATTCCAGTTCATCTTCGTGAGCGCTAGTGTCTCTTCCGCCACGTGCTGCAGCGGCTGCCCCTGGACCTGACATCGCAACTGCAGAGGACGCGGCACGTACATGCCGGGATAGGTGCGGAAAAAATCGACACTGCCACGGGTGTAGAGAAGCGCCTGGTCCTTGTCGAAGCGCAACAACGTCCCCCGCAGCGGCGGGTAGACGCCAAGCCGGTACAGCCGGGTCATCGACTTCTGGATCCAGACGAAATCGGCGTAATCGATGTCGCGTTCGTCGATGGCCGTGTGAAAGCCGTCCAGTTCGTTGCGGTCGAACTTCGAAGTCTTGTGCAGGACCACGCGGGCAGGCCAATGTCCGTGTTGATCCCGAAACACCTTCAGCGAGCCCTTGAGCAGTTCGTAGGCATCGATGGCGGTCAGATGCGGTCGGCGATCTTCTTCGCTTTCGACCATGCGGCCGCCCCGCAGGATCAGTCCTTCGCCACGTTCGTCGAACATCTGAGCGGTGCTGGTGTGCACCTGCTCCCCGTCCACCGAACGATAAAAGCTCAGCCCGACGAAGGATGTCCGGAGCTGACGCGCGTCGCGCGCTAGGCGCCAGGGCAGACCGCCGGCTTTGTAATAGGTTGCCGTCAGCAGATTCCATGCGATCGTCGCCGGGTCTTGGGTCCGGCGTTCGCTGGTCTCCTTCAGCTTGCGTGGGATCCGAGCCGTCGGGTCGTATGTCGTCGGCCAAAGAAGCTGGATTGGCAACCTCAACCGCATGCAAGACGCCTTCAGCATCCCGCGGAAGTCGAGCGCGGGACCGGCCTCGACTTCATCGTCCTCTTCTCCGCCGCTCGCGTCGCGGGCGTTGTAGGTCCGCTCTATGATCTCGACCGGCAACGCGATCAGAACCACATCCGGTTTCACCGTCTGCTCGGCCAATGCCGCTATCTCGTTGGTGATGGTCTCCACGATCTGCTTCGTCACTTCCCGTTGGCCCGCTACCGCGACGAGACGCGCGATCTCGCGTGTCGGCAGGACTCTCTGGATCTCGTCGGACGTGACAAACTCGCATCTGAACGTGGTTTCGAAATCGACCCCCGGAAACGGAGGAAAGAGGTTTGGTTGTCGGCTCTGTTTGGCGGCGAAACCCTTCGTGCACTTTTCGATCCAGCGAGCTGTGCCTTCGACGGTCTCGGCACTGCCGATAACGCCCAGCTTGATGCGCTTGGGCGCGCTCTCCATTCCCAAATCCAGCGGGCCGTAGTCCATGATGCCGAACCGGATGTCGGTATGGCGAAAAGCGTGTGCAAACTCCAGGTCCGGTTCTGTCAGATGGGTCAATCTCAAGTGACGTTCTCGACCGTTTCGCCGGCAAGGGCGTATTCGAACAACGGAGACGAGGGATCGATCTCCTGTGACTTCCAGAGATCGTCCGGAACGCCGACGTCGAGCTCGAGCGGGTCGACCGCGCTGAACGACAGGAACGGGTACGTTTTCGTCAGAAGGTCCTCTGCACCGTGCGTCGTCAGGAAGTCCCGCCACATCACGAACTGACCCATAACAGCCGCGTTGTTCTCGATTTCTTTAATCTTTTTCAAGCGCTCGCCGGCGTAGCCATCCGCATCCTGTCCGTTGTGCGTGAAGTGGTAGGTCGGCGTGATTTCGACATACCACTTGCCGGCGAGTCGAACGAAGCGGTAGAGGAAAGCCGAGTGCCGCCAATAGGCGAATTTCTTCGGGTCACTTTTCTTCTTGCCGTACGGCCCGACCACGCGTCGGGTGGTGGTGTTCTGCAGGCTTCGATAGGCGTAATTCAGACTGTCCCTCGCGTTCGGCTTGCGGAAGAAGAACACGCCGCTGTCTCGGTCTCTGTACAGTTCTGGCCTGACGAACTCTCCGATCGCCCTGTTGAGGAGGGCCACGAAGTCTCTTTGCCGATCCTCGTCGTCACTATTCGCCCATTCCGTCGTGTCGAATTCTTCCATCGCCTCCCAGTCGCAGAGCTTTTTCCAGGGAAACTCGTCCAAGGGATGAAAAGAGAGTACCGACTTCGACCGGACGATCCATTCTCCGCGGGAGGGCTTCACGATCTCGCCAAGCGCCCCGCCGAACGATTTGTCCGTTCCGTGAGATGTCGGCGCCCAGAACAGCCGTGGTGCGAACCGGATCTCCAGCAGGTTCACCAGGATCTGCTCGCTTTTCTTGACGGTCGGGCCCGTCGCGCCGGGACGGACGGCAGTCGCGACCGAGATCAAGGCTGCCTTGGCCTCTCGCGTCAGTTCGTCTTTCGCCTTGTCGAAGACGACCTTGCGTGACTTGCGTCGTTCTGGATCCGCGAACCACTCCTTGAGCGACTTCCAGTAGGCCTTCCGCGACTTCAGAGCCACGACTATCAGAAGGACTGGAGCCGTACCTTTGGTCCAGTATTCGATATCGGCGTCAACGCACGGGAATTCGAACGCTTGCTCGGTCTCGCCTTGGAGGCGTTCGCGCTCGGTCGCTTTGCCCTGGACCTGCAGAAGCAGGTTGCCGACCTCGCCCGTCTCGGCATCTCGCAGTTCAACGAAGCCATCGATGCCCGCCTCGACGCCGCCTGTCGGATAGAACATGAACCCCATCGAGAGAACGATGCCCTCGATAATGGACATCCCCTGCTGTCCAATAACGTCGCTTTTCCCGATCTTCTTCATGGCCTTATCCTGGCGCGGGATGTGATTCCTGTCCATCGTCGAAGCCGGTTGTGCCCGCTTGTCGTCCGTTGGCGATTGACAAGTCTCGCGTCTTGCGCGGGGCGGTCCGCCCCAATTTCGCCGCCCGCCCGCCTGCCCCCGGCGAGCCGGGCTCCGAGACCCCGTGCTGACGCGCCGGCGCCAGACGTGTGCTTCCAGAAAATCTAAAATCGCCCCACAAGTTTCAAGGATTCGATCGATGCTGACGAATCCTTGAAAAATCGATTTCAAACGAGTCCTTGAGAAATTTCCAAGGATTCATTCTTCAAGGATTCGAAATTCGAGGACTGGATTATTTTCGAATCCTTGAAAAATCGCATATTCAATTTCGAAGGACTCGTTTGCCAGATTTGAAAGACGGCGCCGGGGTCCGTACGGCCGGCGGCGGCCCACGCCGGTGTGGCCGGGGCCGAGCGCCAACGTGCCCACGGACTGCCCGACTGAGACGGCAAATCGGACCAATTCTGCCGGCAGCTGCTGCGGCGGCTCCGACAGGGTCTCGGCCGCCGTCATCAGCAGGATCAGGACCCCCACGCGCTGAATCAGTCTCGACGGTGGCCCGGCGTCCACCAGCTCGGCCATCCGCCTCATGGGTTCGCTATCGGCTCGGTGGCTTCACGTGGCTGAGGTGCGCCGGGATGTCGGTGGGCGGCCGCCGTCGACGCGTCCGATCGCTCGATCAAGGTTGAGGTGTTTGAGTGTTGAAAAATCCACGAGTGGTGGTACACAGCGGTGGTCACAAAACTTCACCGGTCGTTTTGGAAATGCCCTATTTTACGGGTTTTTGCGGGTGACGGCGGCCACTGGCGGGGAGTCCCCCCCTCTCCGCCACTACGCCGCGGCCTAAAACAACCCTGTGTAGTCAATGACTTAGGCAGGCGCTAAGGCGCGGTGTCCCCCACTGTGCACCCCAATGTGTCCCCCACTTTATCGTCCTGAACGCCTCGCCGCTCTGTCCAGCCAAGCGCCGATCTCCCGTGAACCGTTTGAGGCCATGTAGTCGTACTCGTCTGCGCCATCTGACAGTGCCACGAGGGTGCCGACTTCCAACTCCGCGATCCAGCGGGGGCGTGGGACATGCAACGTGTAGTCCCCGTACCGCCGCCATTCCCATTTGACGCCCCCGAAGCCATCCCCGAACGGCAGAAGCTCATAGAGGTAGTACCGAGCAGGCATGCCCGGCTGCGGCACAGGTCTGCCAATAGCCATGTAGTCCAGCGGGTTAGGGCCTCGCGTGTGGGGCGTTAGCGTGTGATGGTGTTTGATGCTGTTTAAGTGGACCGCGAGAAGGCCGCGTTTGTCGATGATTGATCTCGCGATCTCGTACCTGACCCACCGTCGCGACCACGTCTCCGATCCGACCAGAACACAAACAGCCGAGGTGCTGCTGACGCCGTAGCGTATGAGGTTCTTGATCGTCGTCTCGTCCTTGATCTTTCTCTTCTCCCACAGGCTGCTATCGAAGAAGCTCCGCATGGTGGCACTGTCGCGATGGGCGATCTTCCATGCGTTACGCACTACGTTGACGCGCATGGCGTCGTCGTAATGGAATGAGAAGAACGCCTTCCGCTTAATGGCAGGCTGAACCGGCGGTGGTGGCGGTGCGGGGCGAACCGGCGGGGCAATCAAGCTATCAAGAAGCCCTCCACCAAAAGACGGGGGCGGAGCGACCAGATCGGCCAGTAGTCCCCCTCCGAACTTGGGCGAGGCTGGTGGCCCTTTCAGCAGATCAGCAAGGGCATTCCGAGGCGATACAGGCACCGCGTGGGCTTTCGGCTGGGACATGAGCGCGTCCACGATGGCCCGCATCGCAGGGCTAAGTGGTGGTGAAGGAGGTGGCGGCGATGGAGTGTAAGGCTCAACCGGCAGTGCGCCGCCAAGTCCGAAAAGTGCGCCGAAGCGGTTCTCGAAGGGATCATTTGCCATAAGCGTATCTCGCTCCGATCACTGCTATGATGACGCCCACGGCCAGCGGGCCGTAGAAGTTGACAATCGACCAGCTACCCAGCGCCCGCCAGTACGGGACTTTGGGGGCAACTTTTAGGTTGATCTCGAACGAGGGCGCTGCATCCCAAGGCT
Coding sequences within:
- a CDS encoding DEAD/DEAH box helicase family protein, producing the protein MALDYKKLQSGISSLKQTDPRRIFTTLKRDTGKFKRPSDEQGDVLDNWFAKRDRADNTLKMNTGSGKTVVGLLCLQSSLNEGVAPAVYVAPDNYLVKQVVAEAAALGISVTENEHDPGFIAGTSILVINIKKLVNGRSVFGVARDGVKISIGSLVIDDAHACLATVAEQFRIGLTATHPAYLPLLELFRHDLASQSASGFLDVQSADPRIAMVVPYWAWKDKQASVLGILHPLRQDDTLQWPWRLVENVLPLCQCAFGGGRLEIAPRFIPIDNIPAFRNAKRRIYMTATLADDGILVSHFQADPKEVADPIRPKGGGDIGDRMILAPQEINPQITTDEIKALMALAAQHVNVSVIVPSRARAEYWRDIAQQTLTADNMEAGTDRLRAGHVGLTVFVNKYDGVDLPGKACEIMVIDGLPEVYGLLERIEQEAIDGTRRQLLRQVQRIEQGMGRGVRSSQDHCVVVLVGSRLTSRLHNQDARAMFSPATRAQLDLGREVTSQLKGQPIGEIAKVMGDCLNARDDWLDLSRSAVVNADPGKPSNVEESVVALRSAFDSARLGRFDLAEKAVQSVIDKTAEKNNRGYLMQQRAEYLHHLDPVRAQETQLAAVQANMAMVRPIKGIGYRKLDVPKDGQAAAAVAFMQRFLEKNELVIWVNALKEALAWGEENSGRFEIAMRDLGLFLGFGSQQPEKEVGKGPDNLWAVGGLKYFVIECKSGATQAPAISKHDCNQLTGSMTWFSAQYDNTCSATPVMVHPRTNHEFAATLHPDTRIIERDRLARLLGALTDYAAALGQNNGFADAKTVATQQHHFGLTPSEFLARYTVKPLK
- a CDS encoding argonaute/piwi family protein; amino-acid sequence: MTHLTEPDLEFAHAFRHTDIRFGIMDYGPLDLGMESAPKRIKLGVIGSAETVEGTARWIEKCTKGFAAKQSRQPNLFPPFPGVDFETTFRCEFVTSDEIQRVLPTREIARLVAVAGQREVTKQIVETITNEIAALAEQTVKPDVVLIALPVEIIERTYNARDASGGEEDDEVEAGPALDFRGMLKASCMRLRLPIQLLWPTTYDPTARIPRKLKETSERRTQDPATIAWNLLTATYYKAGGLPWRLARDARQLRTSFVGLSFYRSVDGEQVHTSTAQMFDERGEGLILRGGRMVESEEDRRPHLTAIDAYELLKGSLKVFRDQHGHWPARVVLHKTSKFDRNELDGFHTAIDERDIDYADFVWIQKSMTRLYRLGVYPPLRGTLLRFDKDQALLYTRGSVDFFRTYPGMYVPRPLQLRCQVQGQPLQHVAEETLALTKMNWNNTQFDNGMPITIAAAKHVGDVLKYVPEGQEIAARYSFYM
- a CDS encoding DUF4365 domain-containing protein, with product MKKIGKSDVIGQQGMSIIEGIVLSMGFMFYPTGGVEAGIDGFVELRDAETGEVGNLLLQVQGKATERERLQGETEQAFEFPCVDADIEYWTKGTAPVLLIVVALKSRKAYWKSLKEWFADPERRKSRKVVFDKAKDELTREAKAALISVATAVRPGATGPTVKKSEQILVNLLEIRFAPRLFWAPTSHGTDKSFGGALGEIVKPSRGEWIVRSKSVLSFHPLDEFPWKKLCDWEAMEEFDTTEWANSDDEDRQRDFVALLNRAIGEFVRPELYRDRDSGVFFFRKPNARDSLNYAYRSLQNTTTRRVVGPYGKKKSDPKKFAYWRHSAFLYRFVRLAGKWYVEITPTYHFTHNGQDADGYAGERLKKIKEIENNAAVMGQFVMWRDFLTTHGAEDLLTKTYPFLSFSAVDPLELDVGVPDDLWKSQEIDPSSPLFEYALAGETVENVT
- a CDS encoding TIR domain-containing protein; the encoded protein is MANDPFENRFGALFGLGGALPVEPYTPSPPPPSPPLSPAMRAIVDALMSQPKAHAVPVSPRNALADLLKGPPASPKFGGGLLADLVAPPPSFGGGLLDSLIAPPVRPAPPPPPVQPAIKRKAFFSFHYDDAMRVNVVRNAWKIAHRDSATMRSFFDSSLWEKRKIKDETTIKNLIRYGVSSTSAVCVLVGSETWSRRWVRYEIARSIIDKRGLLAVHLNSIKHHHTLTPHTRGPNPLDYMAIGRPVPQPGMPARYYLYELLPFGDGFGGVKWEWRRYGDYTLHVPRPRWIAELEVGTLVALSDGADEYDYMASNGSREIGAWLDRAARRSGR